Proteins co-encoded in one Jeotgalibacillus malaysiensis genomic window:
- a CDS encoding glycine dehydrogenase subunit 2, with product MRNENQPLIFELSREGRIGYSLPDLDVPESDVEELLPEGFIRKESPELPEVSELDIMRHYTALSKRNHGVDSGFYPLGSCTMKYNPKVNEAVARYAGFAHIHPLQDESTVQGAMEMMYDLQEHLIEITGMDEVTLQPAAGAHGEWTGLMMIRAFHEANGDFNRTKVIVPDSAHGTNPASATVAGFETVTVKSNENGLVDLEDLKRVVDEQTAALMLTNPNTLGLFEEDILEMASIIHDAGGKLYYDGANLNAVLAKARPGDMGFDVVHLNLHKTFTGPHGGGGPGSGPVGVKKDLIPYLPKPVLVKTEEGFTFDYNRPDSIGRVKPYYGNFGINVRAYTYIRTMGPDGLKAVSENAVINANYMMRRLAEYFDLPYDRHCKHEFVISGKRQKKLGVRTLDIAKRLLDFGFHPPTIYFPINVEECMMIEPTETESKETLDSFIEAMIQIAKEAEENPEIVQEAPHTTVISRLDETQAARKPVLRYMKKEAVEV from the coding sequence ATGCGTAATGAGAACCAGCCGCTAATATTTGAATTGTCACGTGAAGGAAGAATCGGTTATAGTCTCCCGGACCTGGATGTACCGGAATCAGATGTTGAAGAACTGCTTCCTGAAGGTTTTATTCGTAAAGAATCTCCTGAACTGCCTGAAGTATCAGAGCTGGATATTATGAGACATTACACAGCTCTTTCTAAGAGAAACCACGGAGTAGATTCAGGTTTTTATCCGCTTGGAAGCTGTACAATGAAATACAATCCAAAAGTAAATGAAGCAGTAGCTCGCTATGCTGGATTTGCTCACATCCACCCGCTCCAGGATGAAAGCACTGTTCAGGGTGCAATGGAGATGATGTATGATCTTCAGGAACACTTAATTGAAATTACCGGTATGGATGAAGTAACTTTGCAGCCGGCAGCAGGCGCACATGGTGAGTGGACAGGACTGATGATGATCAGAGCCTTCCATGAAGCAAATGGAGACTTCAACCGAACAAAAGTAATCGTTCCTGACTCAGCGCATGGAACCAATCCTGCTTCTGCTACTGTTGCTGGATTTGAAACGGTCACTGTTAAATCAAATGAAAACGGCCTTGTTGACCTTGAAGATCTGAAGAGAGTAGTAGACGAACAGACTGCAGCACTGATGCTGACAAACCCGAATACGCTTGGACTGTTTGAGGAAGATATTCTTGAAATGGCTTCTATCATCCATGATGCTGGCGGAAAGCTATATTATGACGGTGCGAACCTGAATGCTGTGCTGGCTAAGGCGCGTCCGGGAGATATGGGCTTTGATGTAGTACATTTAAATCTCCATAAAACGTTCACAGGTCCACACGGCGGCGGCGGTCCTGGTTCAGGTCCGGTTGGTGTGAAAAAGGATCTTATTCCTTATCTGCCTAAACCGGTACTGGTTAAAACGGAAGAAGGCTTTACATTCGATTATAACCGCCCGGACTCTATTGGCCGCGTGAAGCCTTATTATGGTAATTTCGGTATCAATGTACGTGCCTATACCTATATCAGAACGATGGGTCCTGATGGCTTGAAAGCAGTAAGTGAAAATGCGGTTATTAATGCTAACTATATGATGAGAAGACTGGCTGAGTATTTCGACCTGCCATATGACAGACATTGTAAGCATGAATTTGTTATCAGCGGCAAGCGCCAGAAAAAACTAGGTGTCCGCACATTAGATATCGCAAAGAGACTGCTTGATTTCGGCTTCCATCCACCAACGATCTATTTCCCGATCAACGTTGAGGAATGTATGATGATTGAGCCAACTGAAACAGAGTCAAAAGAAACGCTTGATTCATTTATTGAAGCGATGATACAGATTGCAAAAGAAGCGGAAGAAAATCCTGAAATTGTTCAGGAGGCCCCGCATACGACAGTAATCAGCCGTCTGGATGAAACGCAGGCAGCACGTAAGCCTGTTCTAAGATATATGAAAAAAGAAGCAGTAGAAGTGTAA
- a CDS encoding transcriptional regulator gives MNQITFFTYPSCTSCRKTKKWLKENEVNVNERHIFRETPDYDELMNLLSLTTEGLDELLATRSQSFKALDQDVEDLPLSEVVKMIIEDPKLLKRPILTDGKSLIVGYNPEGLRSLSNKKQSYKLSV, from the coding sequence ATGAATCAAATCACATTCTTTACTTATCCAAGCTGTACATCTTGCCGGAAGACGAAAAAATGGTTGAAAGAAAACGAAGTTAACGTAAACGAGCGCCATATCTTTAGAGAAACACCGGATTATGATGAGTTGATGAATCTTCTTTCACTTACAACAGAAGGGCTCGATGAACTTCTGGCAACTAGAAGCCAGTCTTTCAAAGCGCTCGATCAGGATGTAGAGGACCTGCCACTGTCCGAAGTAGTCAAAATGATTATTGAAGATCCAAAGCTGTTAAAAAGACCAATCCTTACTGATGGCAAATCATTAATTGTAGGATATAACCCTGAAGGTCTAAGAAGTTTATCAAATAAAAAACAGTCTTACAAACTATCAGTCTGA
- a CDS encoding hydroxyacylglutathione hydrolase: MEWYQLPLGPMQTNAYILYNNEKECLIVDPGEEAGKIKSFISQKELNPSAILLTHAHFDHIGAVEEIRNVYGIEVYMHIQEKSWLTEPEKNGSALFQGITPIEASPAEHLWEREGHIEIGGFRFQLLHTPGHSPGSVSFYFKESGIVIAGDALFNGSIGRTDLPGGNMDELIRSIKSKLLTLSVQTYVLPGHGPVTTIADEMAYNPFLQT, encoded by the coding sequence ATGGAATGGTATCAGCTGCCACTAGGGCCAATGCAGACAAATGCTTATATATTATATAACAATGAGAAGGAATGTTTAATTGTTGATCCCGGTGAAGAAGCCGGCAAAATTAAAAGCTTTATCAGTCAGAAAGAACTGAATCCGTCAGCCATTCTACTGACACATGCTCACTTTGATCATATAGGGGCAGTTGAAGAGATCAGAAATGTATATGGGATAGAAGTCTATATGCATATTCAAGAGAAGAGCTGGCTTACTGAACCCGAGAAAAATGGCTCTGCTTTATTTCAGGGCATCACACCAATCGAAGCTTCACCTGCTGAGCACCTGTGGGAAAGAGAAGGCCATATTGAGATCGGAGGCTTCAGGTTTCAACTGTTACATACACCTGGACATTCACCTGGAAGCGTCAGCTTTTACTTTAAAGAGAGCGGAATTGTGATTGCTGGAGATGCACTCTTTAATGGCAGTATCGGCAGAACGGACCTGCCGGGTGGGAATATGGATGAACTGATCAGGAGCATTAAAAGTAAGCTGTTAACACTCTCTGTTCAGACATATGTATTACCTGGTCATGGTCCTGTAACGACTATCGCTGATGAAATGGCATATAATCCTTTTTTGCAGACATAA
- a CDS encoding shikimate kinase — MRIYLVGFMGAGKSTVGRLLGSKLSATYTDLDQLIEQHADKKISDIFKEDGERAFRHLEADALKTCHSDIIATGGGILYFNETGEWLQNAGLVVYLYAPFEELYKRIQGDSSRPVAAKPYNELKSLFENRDIAYREVSHLTVSVSDRSPYETVSEILEQLRGMKID, encoded by the coding sequence ATGAGAATTTACTTAGTCGGATTCATGGGGGCAGGTAAATCAACAGTCGGACGTCTGCTTGGTAGTAAATTATCTGCCACCTACACTGATCTTGATCAATTAATAGAACAGCATGCTGATAAAAAAATCAGCGATATATTTAAAGAAGATGGTGAGCGTGCTTTTCGTCACCTGGAAGCTGATGCCTTAAAAACATGTCATTCGGATATCATTGCAACAGGAGGCGGCATCCTTTACTTTAATGAAACTGGTGAATGGCTGCAAAACGCCGGATTAGTTGTGTATCTCTATGCCCCGTTTGAAGAGTTATATAAAAGAATTCAGGGTGATTCTTCAAGACCTGTCGCTGCAAAACCCTACAACGAATTAAAAAGTCTGTTTGAAAATAGGGATATAGCCTATAGAGAGGTATCGCATTTAACTGTTTCAGTATCAGATCGCTCACCTTATGAAACTGTTTCAGAAATTCTCGAACAGTTAAGGGGAATGAAGATAGATTAA
- a CDS encoding ribonucleotide-diphosphate reductase produces the protein MAQISASAPALNKDKLNEDIQSFEVVHPITEDMTLTHKGVSRLVMLDRYAFKDTEKKTLSEGDFVVLTVREDPKFPARGLGYIKEIDWDKGVASVQVEDEFKNSLDTPKEVESGIIVRSLDVIEKPLEVYYEQIALRNATGLASVEKTEELQKEWTEKFYQELSSMRFVPAGRVLYGAGAKTDVTFFNCYVMPFIQDSREGISDHRKQVMEIMSRGGGVGTNGSTLRPRNTLARGVNGKSSGSVSWLDDIAKLTHLVEQGGSRRGRVA, from the coding sequence GTGGCCCAGATTTCAGCATCAGCGCCAGCATTAAATAAAGACAAACTAAATGAGGACATTCAGTCGTTCGAGGTGGTTCATCCGATCACAGAAGATATGACGCTGACACATAAGGGTGTTTCAAGACTTGTGATGTTAGACCGTTACGCTTTCAAGGACACTGAGAAGAAAACGCTAAGCGAGGGTGATTTTGTCGTATTGACAGTCAGAGAAGACCCGAAATTCCCTGCACGCGGCCTTGGGTATATTAAAGAAATTGACTGGGACAAAGGCGTCGCTTCAGTTCAGGTGGAAGATGAGTTCAAAAATTCACTGGATACGCCGAAAGAAGTTGAATCGGGTATTATCGTCCGGTCACTTGACGTGATTGAAAAACCGCTTGAAGTATACTACGAGCAGATTGCACTTAGAAATGCGACAGGCCTTGCTTCTGTCGAGAAAACTGAGGAACTGCAAAAGGAATGGACAGAAAAGTTCTATCAGGAGCTTTCTAGTATGCGATTTGTTCCGGCTGGAAGAGTGTTGTATGGAGCAGGTGCAAAAACGGATGTGACGTTCTTCAACTGCTACGTAATGCCATTCATTCAGGATTCAAGAGAAGGTATTTCGGATCACAGAAAGCAGGTCATGGAGATCATGAGCCGCGGTGGTGGTGTAGGAACGAATGGTTCAACACTTAGACCAAGAAACACGCTTGCCCGTGGAGTAAACGGAAAATCATCAGGTTCTGTATCATGGCTTGATGATATCGCAAAGCTGACACATCTTGTTGAACAGGGTGGATCAAGACGTGGTAGAGTAGCATAA
- a CDS encoding glycine dehydrogenase subunit 1, which yields MKHRYLPMTEQDQKEMLKTIGVSSVEELFEDIPEKVRFKGELNIKPAKTESALMKELAQLAGKNADTQQNTSFLGAGVYDHYSPVIMDHVISRSEFYTAYTPYQPEISQGELQAIFEFQTMIAELTGMDVANSSMYDGGTSFAEAAMLSAGQTKRKKVLVSGAVHPESKAVLETYAAGQHIEVVMVPEKDGVTDLNELKALMSDEIAAVMVQYPNFFGQIERLDQIEQLAHGSKAMFVVSSNPLSLGALTPPGEFGADIVVGDAQPFGLPQSFGGPHCGYFAVTKKLMRKVPGRLVGETNDEEGQRGYVLTLQAREQHIRRDKATSNICSNQALNALASSVTMTALGKQGIKEIAHQNLQKAAYAKKQLKAAGLTVVNGGYTFNEFVVELNQPVSEVNQALMKKNIIGGYDLGRDFDSRQNQMLIAVTEQRTKEEIDVLAEELKQYA from the coding sequence ATGAAGCATCGTTATTTACCAATGACTGAACAGGATCAGAAGGAAATGCTTAAAACAATTGGGGTCTCATCAGTTGAAGAACTATTTGAGGACATTCCTGAAAAAGTGCGTTTTAAAGGGGAATTAAACATTAAGCCTGCTAAAACTGAATCCGCACTAATGAAGGAACTTGCCCAGCTTGCAGGGAAAAATGCTGATACGCAGCAAAACACATCATTCCTCGGTGCTGGAGTATATGATCATTACTCACCAGTCATTATGGACCATGTGATTTCAAGATCAGAATTTTATACAGCATATACACCTTATCAGCCGGAAATCTCACAGGGTGAACTTCAGGCAATTTTTGAATTTCAGACAATGATTGCTGAACTGACTGGAATGGATGTAGCCAACTCTTCAATGTACGATGGAGGCACATCTTTTGCGGAAGCAGCCATGCTTTCAGCTGGTCAGACGAAGCGTAAGAAAGTGCTTGTCTCGGGTGCTGTTCATCCTGAATCAAAAGCGGTGCTTGAAACATATGCAGCCGGGCAGCATATTGAAGTTGTCATGGTACCTGAAAAAGATGGCGTTACAGACCTGAATGAACTAAAAGCGCTCATGTCAGATGAAATCGCTGCAGTAATGGTGCAATATCCAAACTTCTTCGGTCAGATTGAAAGACTTGATCAGATTGAACAGCTTGCTCACGGAAGTAAAGCAATGTTTGTGGTATCTTCAAATCCTTTATCACTCGGTGCACTGACACCGCCAGGAGAATTTGGTGCTGACATTGTTGTAGGTGACGCACAGCCATTTGGACTCCCTCAGTCGTTTGGCGGCCCTCACTGCGGATATTTTGCTGTTACAAAAAAGCTCATGAGAAAAGTACCTGGCCGACTGGTAGGGGAAACGAATGATGAAGAAGGACAGCGTGGCTATGTATTAACGCTTCAAGCGCGTGAGCAGCATATCAGAAGAGACAAAGCAACTTCAAATATCTGTTCAAATCAGGCGCTTAATGCACTGGCGTCTTCTGTCACGATGACAGCCCTTGGTAAACAGGGTATTAAGGAAATCGCTCATCAGAACCTTCAAAAAGCTGCATATGCAAAAAAACAGCTGAAGGCAGCCGGCTTAACGGTCGTTAACGGTGGTTATACATTTAATGAATTTGTTGTTGAACTGAATCAGCCTGTCTCTGAAGTGAATCAGGCGCTGATGAAGAAAAACATCATTGGCGGTTATGACCTTGGCAGAGACTTTGACAGCCGTCAGAATCAGATGCTGATTGCAGTGACAGAACAGCGTACGAAAGAAGAAATTGATGTACTCGCAGAGGAGCTGAAACAATATGCGTAA
- a CDS encoding glycine cleavage system protein T — protein sequence MNDTLKKTPLFDTYKEFGGKVIDFGGWALPVQFSSIKEEHHAVRKNAGLFDVSHMGEVKVTGSGSLAYLQKMMTNDISKIKNGQAQYTAMCYENGGTVDDLLVYKKSEDDYLLVINASNIEKDVEWMQQHKIDNVTVENISDQVAQIALQGPKAESILQKLTQEDLSAITFFKFKDDVNINGSSVLVSRTGYTGEDGFELYCSPEDAEKLWKELLEAGKEDGLLPCGLGARDTLRFEAKLALYGQELTADISPIEAGIGFAVKPDKETAFIGQDVLKEQKANGAPRKLVGIEMIDKGIPRHGYKVFAGENEIGFVTTGTQSPTLGKNVGYILVEKEYASLGQEVLVEVRKKKLKAEVVKSPFYKR from the coding sequence ATGAATGACACTTTGAAGAAGACCCCGCTCTTTGACACTTATAAAGAGTTTGGTGGAAAAGTAATTGATTTTGGAGGATGGGCGCTGCCGGTACAGTTTTCAAGTATCAAAGAAGAGCACCATGCTGTAAGAAAAAATGCAGGTTTATTCGATGTTTCCCATATGGGAGAAGTGAAAGTGACGGGATCAGGAAGTCTTGCTTACCTTCAGAAAATGATGACAAATGATATTAGCAAAATTAAAAACGGACAAGCGCAATATACAGCGATGTGCTATGAGAATGGCGGAACAGTTGATGATCTGCTCGTGTATAAAAAGAGTGAAGATGATTATCTGTTAGTGATTAATGCGTCTAATATTGAAAAAGATGTAGAGTGGATGCAGCAGCATAAAATTGACAATGTGACAGTTGAAAATATTTCAGATCAGGTTGCTCAGATTGCCCTGCAGGGACCGAAAGCTGAATCAATTCTTCAAAAGCTGACACAGGAAGATCTGAGTGCGATTACATTTTTTAAATTTAAAGATGATGTGAATATTAACGGTTCATCAGTGCTTGTTTCAAGAACGGGTTATACAGGTGAGGATGGATTCGAACTATACTGCAGTCCTGAAGATGCAGAAAAGCTTTGGAAAGAGCTGCTTGAAGCAGGTAAAGAAGATGGTTTGCTGCCATGCGGTCTTGGTGCACGGGATACGCTTAGATTTGAAGCGAAACTTGCACTATATGGTCAGGAACTTACTGCTGATATTTCTCCAATCGAGGCTGGCATCGGGTTTGCTGTTAAGCCGGATAAAGAAACAGCTTTTATCGGTCAGGACGTATTAAAAGAACAAAAAGCAAATGGCGCGCCACGCAAGCTGGTTGGAATCGAGATGATTGATAAAGGAATACCACGTCATGGATACAAAGTATTTGCAGGTGAAAATGAAATCGGCTTTGTAACAACAGGTACCCAGTCACCGACTTTAGGTAAAAATGTAGGTTATATCCTAGTAGAAAAAGAATACGCTTCACTCGGTCAGGAAGTATTAGTTGAAGTGAGAAAAAAGAAATTAAAAGCTGAAGTTGTGAAATCGCCATTTTATAAAAGGTAA